A part of Ziziphus jujuba cultivar Dongzao chromosome 8, ASM3175591v1 genomic DNA contains:
- the LOC107413537 gene encoding enoyl-CoA delta isomerase 1, peroxisomal, which produces MCSLEKRGNIFILTLTGSGEHRLNPTLLDEIQWAISQVRSQSSTSSVLITTAHGKFFSNGYDLPWAHQSSSQFLSRMILMDSKLRSVVADLISLPVPTIAAVSGHASAAGFIFALSHDYVLMKRDRGFLYMSELDLKLKLSIPAWFMALIRCKIGPPMSRRDVVLRADKVTADEAVKKGIIDSVYDSAEETLEAAVDLAEKLVARKWNGDVYAQIRMDLLSDVLDEIRLSFTGSRL; this is translated from the coding sequence atgtgctCGTTAGAGAAGCGAGGAAATATCTTCATCCTAACCCTGACCGGGTCGGGCGAGCACAGGCTGAACCCGACCCTTCTCGATGAAATCCAATGGGCCATAAGCCAAGTCCGATCTCAGTCTTCCACATCTTCGGTCCTCATCACCACCGCACATGGCAAATTCTTCTCCAACGGCTACGATCTCCCCTGGGCCCACCAATCCTCCTCCCAATTTCTCTCCCGTATGATTCTCATGGACTCCAAACTCAGATCCGTCGTCGCCGACCTCATCTCCCTCCCCGTTCCGACCATTGCTGCCGTCTCCGGCCACGCCTCAGCCGCCGGATTCATCTTCGCTCTGAGCCATGACTACGTTCTCATGAAAAGGGACAGAGGCTTTCTCTACATGAGCGAGCTCGATCTGAAGCTTAAGCTCTCTATTCCGGCTTGGTTTATGGCTCTGATTAGGTGTAAGATCGGACCACCGATGAGCCGCCGCGATGTGGTGCTGAGAGCTGATAAGGTCACGGCTGATGAGGCTGTGAAGAAGGGGATTATTGACTCGGTGTATGATAGTGCAGAGGAGACGCTTGAGGCTGCCGTTGACCTGGCTGAGAAATTGGTCGCGAGGAAGTGGAATGGTGACGTGTACGCTCAGATTCGGATGGATTTGTTGTCGGATGTATTGGATGAGATTAGGCTGAGCTTTACTGGATCACGACTCTAG